In Microbacterium pumilum, the following proteins share a genomic window:
- a CDS encoding thiolase family protein, translating to MTRDAVIVDVVRTPSGRGKPGGALSGVHPVDLAAGVLRSVLERSGLESRQIDDVLVGCVSQIGDQSMNIARQAVLAAGFDESVPATTIDRQCGSSQQAAHFAAQGVIAGAYDIVIAAGVESMSRVPLGSSRTGGSLPRGLAERYPEGLVNQGVSAELIARKWGFSRGELDAFSAESHRRAADAAAQGRFASQLLPVTTDSGIVQADETVRAGTTVEGLAGLGPAFRTDALAERFPDLEWNITAGNSSPLTDAASAVLIMSDAKAVELGLTPRARFHSFAVVGDDPLFMLTGPIPATRRILERNGLAMDDLDAYEVNEAFASVPLAWAKELGADPAKLNPWGGAIALGHAVGASGTRLLGTLIAHLDAVGGRYGLQTMCEGGGMANATIIERL from the coding sequence ATGACCCGCGATGCCGTCATCGTCGATGTCGTCCGCACGCCGTCAGGACGAGGCAAACCGGGGGGAGCGCTCAGCGGTGTGCACCCCGTAGACCTCGCGGCCGGCGTGCTGCGCTCGGTCCTCGAGCGCAGCGGGCTGGAGTCGAGGCAGATCGACGATGTGCTGGTCGGCTGTGTGAGCCAGATCGGCGACCAGTCGATGAACATCGCCCGCCAGGCCGTTCTCGCCGCCGGCTTCGACGAGTCGGTGCCCGCGACGACGATCGATCGGCAGTGCGGATCGAGCCAGCAGGCCGCGCATTTCGCCGCGCAGGGCGTCATCGCCGGCGCCTACGACATCGTCATCGCCGCCGGGGTGGAGTCGATGAGTCGTGTGCCGCTCGGGTCATCGCGCACCGGCGGCTCGTTGCCGCGCGGACTCGCGGAACGCTACCCCGAGGGCCTCGTGAACCAGGGCGTGTCCGCCGAGCTGATCGCCCGCAAGTGGGGGTTCAGCCGTGGCGAGCTCGACGCATTCTCGGCCGAGTCGCACCGGCGGGCAGCGGATGCGGCGGCTCAGGGCCGCTTCGCATCGCAGCTGTTGCCCGTCACGACGGACAGCGGCATCGTCCAGGCGGATGAGACGGTGCGCGCCGGCACGACGGTGGAGGGACTCGCGGGTCTCGGTCCGGCATTCCGCACCGATGCCCTCGCGGAGCGCTTCCCCGACCTCGAGTGGAACATCACGGCGGGCAATTCCTCGCCGCTGACGGATGCCGCATCCGCCGTCCTCATCATGAGCGACGCGAAGGCGGTCGAACTCGGCCTCACGCCTCGAGCGCGCTTCCACTCGTTCGCCGTGGTCGGCGATGACCCGCTGTTCATGCTCACGGGGCCGATTCCGGCCACCCGCCGCATCCTCGAGCGAAACGGCCTGGCGATGGACGACCTCGACGCGTACGAGGTGAATGAGGCCTTCGCATCGGTGCCGCTCGCCTGGGCGAAGGAGCTCGGCGCGGATCCGGCGAAGCTCAACCCGTGGGGCGGCGCGATCGCGCTCGGTCATGCGGTCGGCGCCTCGGGCACCCGCCTGCTCGGCACGCTCATCGCTCACCTCGATGCGGTCGGTGGTCGCTACGGGCTGCAGACGATGTGCGAGGGCGGCGGTATGGCGAACGCGACGATCATCGAGCGCCTCTGA
- a CDS encoding bifunctional 2-methylcitrate synthase/citrate synthase, whose translation MTDTIEIKKGLAGVTVDYTAVSKVNPDTNSLLYRGYPVQELAATQSFEAVAYLLWYGELPTESQLAGFVAEERANRTLDDNVKQAIDLVPLEAHPMDVLRTAVSLVGASDPAAFDNSRESDLAKSKRLFAKLPAMVAYDQRRRRGQALVEPRDDLDYSQNFLWMTFGELPDPVVVRAFNVSMILYGEHSFNASTFTARVITSTLADLYSAVVGAIGALKGPLHGGANEAVMHIFDEIGSAENVSPWLDTALAEKRKIMGFGHRVYKHGDSRVPTMKAALDTLVEHYSLEGDHARDLAALYDTLESEFVARKGIYPNLDYPSGPTYNLIGFDTLTFTPLFVASRVTGWTAHIMEQAASNALIRPLSAYNGPDERHIDGYVPDDAFAATVRRAEESVE comes from the coding sequence ATGACAGACACGATCGAGATCAAGAAGGGCCTCGCCGGGGTCACCGTCGACTACACCGCCGTGTCGAAGGTCAACCCCGATACCAACAGCCTGCTGTACCGGGGCTATCCGGTGCAGGAACTCGCGGCCACGCAGTCGTTCGAGGCCGTCGCGTACCTGCTCTGGTACGGCGAGCTGCCGACCGAATCGCAGCTGGCCGGGTTCGTCGCCGAGGAGCGGGCGAACCGCACGCTCGATGACAACGTCAAGCAGGCGATCGACCTGGTCCCGCTCGAGGCGCACCCGATGGACGTGCTCCGCACGGCCGTCTCGCTGGTGGGGGCATCCGATCCCGCCGCGTTCGACAATTCGCGCGAGTCCGACCTGGCGAAGTCCAAGCGCCTGTTCGCCAAGTTGCCGGCGATGGTCGCCTACGACCAGCGCCGCCGTCGTGGTCAAGCACTGGTCGAGCCCCGCGACGACCTGGACTACTCGCAGAACTTCCTCTGGATGACGTTCGGCGAGCTGCCCGACCCGGTCGTGGTGCGCGCATTCAACGTCTCGATGATCCTGTACGGCGAGCACTCGTTCAACGCGTCGACGTTCACCGCCCGCGTGATCACCAGCACGTTGGCCGACCTGTACTCGGCGGTCGTCGGAGCGATCGGCGCGCTCAAGGGACCGCTGCACGGTGGCGCGAACGAAGCCGTCATGCATATCTTCGACGAGATCGGATCGGCCGAGAACGTCTCGCCGTGGCTCGATACGGCGCTCGCCGAGAAGCGCAAGATCATGGGCTTCGGCCACCGCGTCTACAAGCACGGAGACTCCCGGGTGCCGACGATGAAGGCCGCCCTCGACACGCTCGTCGAGCACTATTCCCTGGAAGGCGACCACGCGCGCGATCTGGCCGCGCTGTACGACACCCTGGAGTCCGAGTTCGTCGCGCGCAAGGGCATCTACCCGAACCTCGATTACCCCTCGGGTCCGACCTACAACCTGATCGGTTTCGACACGCTGACCTTCACGCCGCTCTTCGTGGCGTCACGGGTCACCGGCTGGACCGCGCACATCATGGAGCAGGCGGCATCCAACGCCCTGATCCGTCCGCTGTCGGCCTACAACGGTCCGGACGAGCGGCACATCGACGGCTACGTGCCCGATGATGCCTTCGCCGCGACCGTCCGACGCGCGGAGGAGTCCGTCGAGTGA
- a CDS encoding hotdog fold thioesterase has protein sequence MSVWVGDVDSIDLNGMSQGTLIETLGIEIIEVRDDAIVARMPVDHRTVQPAGVLHGGASVALAETLASWAGFLAVDRERFHVVGQEINANHIRPVFTGWVTATATPAAIGRRSQVWEIRIVDDAGKLACISRCTLAVIEQRSTYTTAEQRERS, from the coding sequence GTGAGCGTGTGGGTCGGCGATGTCGACAGCATCGATCTGAACGGAATGTCGCAGGGCACGCTCATCGAGACGCTCGGCATCGAGATCATCGAGGTGCGCGATGACGCGATCGTCGCGCGGATGCCGGTGGACCACCGCACCGTGCAGCCGGCCGGTGTGCTGCACGGCGGGGCATCCGTCGCACTGGCCGAGACTCTCGCCTCGTGGGCCGGCTTCCTCGCCGTGGACCGCGAGAGGTTCCACGTCGTGGGCCAGGAGATCAACGCCAACCACATCCGGCCGGTCTTCACCGGATGGGTGACCGCGACGGCGACCCCGGCCGCGATCGGCAGGCGCTCGCAGGTCTGGGAGATCCGGATCGTCGACGATGCCGGCAAGCTCGCCTGCATCTCGCGTTGCACACTCGCGGTCATCGAGCAGCGCAGCACCTACACGACCGCGGAGCAGAGGGAGCGATCATGA